TACCATCTCCAGCCCGGGTTCTATGATGTCGATTGACTTGGCCGCGGCATAGGACAGGTCTATCATACGCCCTTTTATATAAGGGCCCCGGTCGTTTATTTTGACTACAACGTTCTTGCCATTCTTTAGATTAATCACTTTAACTTTAGTCCCCAGGGGCAGACTTTTATGAGCCGCAGTATAACTATACATGTTAAATTGGGTTCCGCTAGCCGTTTTTCTCCCATGGAATCTTCTGCCATACCAGGAGGCGACACCGATTTTGGTATGTTTCTCGATTTCCTGGCCATTTTTGACGATGTTTCTTCCGTAGACGGAAGGGTAGAGGAACAAAAAAGGGAGAACCAATAAGGCTAGGTAAAGAGATATTCCTTTTATTAACGTGCTCATCGTTTATGCTCCTTTCCCGTTGGATTAGCTTCTGTTTTCCTTCCTTTCTTTAATAAACCGTTGTGGCCCGGCTCAAAGCCATAAGCCACAACGGTCGCTGAGGAAGGATGGTATAGAGTGCTGGTGAGCGGCACGGTGTTTACTCACCCACTCGTGCTTTCTATCAAGCAGTTATAAGTCCGGTCTTCGATAAGCTATTCCAGAAGCCGGGCGGGGTTCCCATTCATGAGTGTTGTTTGGTGATTTAAGAATTCCCATTTCTTGAATTACCTACTTTTTCCTCTGGGTTTATTTTCCTGATCGACCTTATCCTCCAACCGTTCACCTCTAGTTCCAGCTTGTCTCCTTCTTTAATGTCGGTTAGGAGGGCGGCATTGTTTCCAATCTCTACTCTGACTTCCGATTTTCGACCCTCCTCGTCGAGTAGGCAAATTAATCCGGTGAAAGGATCAATCTGAGTGACTTCATATACGACCCTGGAAAAATCCATTCTGGGTTTCCTCCGATGTTATCATCACCTCTGTTTGCATACCCAATAACTGCATAATCTAAATTCCGAGTTGTTAAACCAGCCCTTAAAACGACGGGCTTGTAAAACGCCGTAACCGATATAGAGAACAAAAAAATCTATTACCATCGGGGGGGATAATATAGCAATGTCTGTACCAATTTGCCTTATACACACGATTCTCAATATTTATAGTAGATTATCCGGGCATATGATGGAGGGAAAATAAAGAATATCCCCATCTGTGCAATACTACACAGTAAGAGCTGTGTAGTATTGCACAAACTCCTTCAATCTTATCCTAGGAAAACCGTGCATCATACCTCAAACATTATTTTTTAGCCCTGTATTTGCATGGCATGGGATTTGCACTTGTCAAGGGAAATGCGAGCTTTCTGGTCGAATATAAATATTTTTTATTTGGAGAAAACAGGTAGAATTTTCAATTGGGTTCCTGACTATTTGAGGGAGGACTTTCTTTCATTGAAGCTTGCCAAGCAGATCACCTTAGGATACGCGCTTATGTTTTTCCTGATGGTGTTAATAAGCGGGTTTTCTATCTACAGCATTTATAGGCTGGATAAGGATGCTTCCAACATAAAGGGGAGGTATTCCACCTTGTCTAGTCTCATCTCGGACCAGAAATCTAACCCCCAAGTATACTTCAGCGACGATATGCTTACCGAGGCTATCAGAATTGCAGACGAACAGGTGAAGTATGCATATATAACCATATTCACCGTTGTAGGGATAGTACTTGTATTTGGGGGAGCCTTGATGTTCATCGTCCCCCGGGTGATCACCAGGCCCATTCTTCGCTTGGCCGATGCTGCCCAGAAGGTGGCTTCTGGTAATTTATCGCATAGAGTCGAAAATCTGGACGGAAGCAGCGAAATCTCCATGCTCACTCAGGCTTTCAACAACATGCTGGAGAGCATCGAGTATCACGAAAAGGAGCTTGAGAAGAAAAACGCAGAAAACCTGAAACTCCTCGACAAAATGAAAAGATTCAATGAAGTGCTCGAAATAAAAATAGAGGAAGCAACCAAAGAAATAAGAGAAAAACAGGAAGAGCTCATAAAATCGGAAAAGCTTGCCGCCATAGGCGAACTTGCAACCGGAATCGCCCACGAGATAAGGAACCCGCTCTCCGGAATCGCCATTGCCCTTGAGCTTATGAAAAACGAGGCTTCCAATCCCGAGCACAAACAAACCATATCCGATATTCTTAAAGAACTGAACAGACTCGAACGCATCATAAAAGAGCTTTTCCTACTCGGTCATCCCCGGAGTTTGAGCATAATCGAGTGCGACCCTAACGAAGTTGTAGAGGCAGCCCTTAACTTGGTAAGTCTCAAGGCTAAGGAAAAGGGGATAACCATAGAGAAAAAGCTGGAATGCAAAGAGAAGTTTCAGGTCGACCCAGAACAGATTGAACAGGTGGTCATAAACCTTTTGATCAATGGGATTGATGCAATCAACGACAATATCGGGAAATTGACCGTCGAAACCGCTAGTTTAAACGGTCAAGTGCAAATAAGCGTCTCTGATACCGGGTGTGGGCTTTCAGAGGAGAATAAAGAGAAAATCTTTCAACCATTCCATTCGACCAAAGAACGCGGCACCGGGCTTGGTCTTTCTATATCCCGCAGAATTGTCGAAACGCATAAAGGTAAAATCCTCATCTCGAGCGAAGAGGGAAAGGGATCTACATTTACTGTCGTGATTCCCAAGAATCTGACGAGCGAGTGAAGACTTTGGATATACTCGTTCAAAAGCTAGTCAACCTGTTTCGCTCTACCGAGACAGTGGTTTGAGGTAATACTATGAGCCCGCTTATTTTAATCATAGATGACGAAAAGCTCCTGGCCAAGCAATTGGAAAAAGCGCTTTCTCAAGAAGGATACAGCATAATTTCCGCATTTACCGGAGAGGAAGGAATTGAATTTGCTAAGAAAGAAAATCCAGACCTGGTTCTTCTTGATTTAAAGCTTCCGGATGCTAGCGGTATAGATGTGCTTCAGAATTTGGTCAAGCTCGACCCTGCTCCGGCTACAATTATGATGACAGCTCATGCCAATGTTGAAGTAGCGGTGTCGGCAATCAAATTAGGTGCTTATGATTTTATAGAGAAACCATTCCTAGTGGATAAATTGAAGATCATAGTGCGAAATGCGCTAAATACCGTTGAACTCAGGAGCAATCTAAGCGCTGTTACTATGAGGGAGCATGAGAAGTACGGATTTAATGCCCTGGTAGGACAGAGTGAAGCCAGAAAAGAGATCATAGACCTCTTCCAAAAGCTAGCCGATACCGATCCCAAAACTATTCTTATTACCGGAGAAAGTGGGACGGGGAAAGGACTCGCCGCAAAGATTCTTCATCTTAATGGGGTAAGGGCGGAGAAACCTTTCATAGAGGTAAACTGTGCGGCTATTCCCGAAACGCTCCTCGAAAGCGAGCTTTTCGGGTACGAAGCCGGTGCTTTCACCGATGCAAAGAAGATGAAGAAAGGTATTTTCGAATTGGCTGACCGGGGAACTATCTTTCTCGATGAGATTGGGGATATGAGTCTTACACTCCAGGCAAAGTTGGTGAAAGTAATAGAGGAGAGAACATTTAGAAGAATAGGTGGAACCAGGGATATCGTCGTTGATGTAAGGGTGATTGCAGCAACTAATAAGGATATTAAGGACCTTATAAATAAAAAGCTTTTCCGGGAGGATTTATACCATAGGCTAAATGTTATAAGTTTTGAAATGCCTCCGCTAAGACAAAGAAAAGAAGATATTCTTATACTTGCCGATTACTTTGTTGAATATTTTAACCAGGACCTTCATAGAAAAATAACTCACATACCGGAGGAAGTGAAGGAGGCGTTCTTGAACTACAATTGGCCCGGAAATGTCCGTGAACTAAGAAGCACAATCGAGAGGGCAGTACTTTTGAGCGAAGGCGAGGAGCTTAACCCTAGATATATCCGGCTTGAAGAGGATGAGGGCGATAAAAAGGTGGTGAAAGTGGAGAAATCAGACGGCAAGATGATCCTGGAGATCCCGCTCGAGGATCTTTCTCTGACCAAGGTAGAAGAGAGTGTTATAAAGGAGGCGTTGGATTTGAACGAGTGGAATCAAACCAGGACGGCCGAGATGCTGGGTATTACCAGAGAAGTCCTGAGATATCGAATGAAAAAGATGGGGCTTCTGGACTAAAAAGAAGGCAATCATATACCTATCAGCTACTTTTCTCGATTTTTTTTCAGATTTACCTTTTGACGGCAATATCCTTATTTATATCTTTTTCATCTCCTTGGTCTTAGGAATTACGACACTTCTTTATTCTGTCTTTACTCTTTTAGTGAGAACAATTCAGAGTATTCGGGGCAAGGAAACGAAAAAGGTAGGCTTGACTAAAAATGCGCTCTCATTCATTTTGATATTCCTCTGGATATTGTCCTCTGCGGCGGCTTTATTCTTCACCGCCTTTATACAGTCTTACCAGGGTTTTACCAAGAAGGAATTGGTGGCTATAGTGCGCTCCACTCCTTTGGACAGCGGGGTCGATGGCATGAGGATAGAGCTAAAGCTTGTTAGGAATGGAGAAATAGAAAAAGCCCGGGAGTTTATGATTAGGGGCGATCAATGGTCTATCGAAGGCGATATCTTAAAGTGGAAAGATTGGCTGAACTTCCTGGGACTTCATACCATGTATAAACTCACCAGGGTGCGTGGCCGATATGTGGACACTCAAGAAGAAATCCGAAACATACCCACCGTTTATAGTCTGGTAGGTAATGAGGAAGACCCGGTCTGGCGCTGGCTTCATAAATACGGCCACAAGCTGCCCTTTGTTACCGCCGTCTATGGAAATACCGTTTTTACCTACCCTTCCGAGGAAAAAACCTATGCGGTTTACGTAACCACTTCTGGATTCATGATGCAGGTTGAGGAGAAGTAAAAAGAGAAATTCCTTTGCTTTCTACTTTGTCATTCCCGTGGAAACAGGAATCCAGTTTCCGTTAATAGAATTTTATTTAAATGGATTTACTTCCAATCAAACAACCGGTTAATTCGTGCTCATTCGTGTTCTTTCGTGGCTACAAATCACATCTTTTTCCTATCCCTTAATGCCTTGCCCAGAGTTATTTCGTCTATGTACTCGATGTCTCCGCCGACCGGGATGCCGTGGGCGATGCGGCTCACCTCTATTCCCAGGGGTTTGACAATCTTAGCCAGATAAAGCGCCGTGGCTTCGCCCTCGACGCTGGGGTTGGTGGCGATTATCACCTCTTTCACGTTATCAGATCTCAGCCTCTCCAGCAGCTCTTTTATCTTTAAATCCTCGGGCCCGACACCTTCGATCGGGGAAATGACCCCATGAAGCACATGGTATTTGCCGTTGAACTCGCCGCTTCTTTCTATAGCGATTAAATCGAGCGGCTCCTCCACTACGCAAATGGTCGTTTTCTCTCTTCTTTCGTCTCGGCAAATTTCGCAAGGCTTTTCCGATGTGAAGCTATAGCAGACGGGGCATAAGGATACTTTACTTTTGGTGTCCATTATCGCTCTAGACAGGCTCTCGGCGAATTCAGCCGGGGCCCTTAAAATATGGAATGAAAGCCGGGTGGCATTTTTTTCCCCTATGCCGGGGAGCTTACATAAAGCCTCAATCAGCCTGGAGATAGGTTCGGGAAGGCCTTTTCTTGTCATCATGCAATTTTTTAGCCACGGATTAACACGAATTTACACTGATAAAACGATGGATAATCATAGTGCACGAGGCATCTTGGGTAATTTATATATTTTTTACATGTATCCTACATCGTGTATCTTTAATCTTGAATCCTGCTTGCATTCATTCGTGTCTATCTGTGTCAATTCGTGGCTAAATTAGCGTTAGATAAGTCCCGGAGGAAGGCCAAATCCCGATGCCGCTTTAGCCACTTCTTCTTTCATGATCTCCTGGCCTCGGTGTAGGGCTTCGTTGACCGCCGCGGTGATAAGGTCCTGAAGCATCTCGATATCGCCCTCTCTTACGATTTCGGGCTCGATTTTTATCGATACGACTTCCCCTTTAGCCTTTGCCACCGCAGTTACCATCCCCCCTCCAGAGGTGGCCTCTACGGTTTTCTCCCCGGCTTCGGCCTGAAGCTTTTCCATCTGCTCCTTGACCTTTTGAGCCTGCTTCAACATATTCTGTAAGTTTCCACCAAATTTCATGGTTTCACTCCTTTTCCTTGGGTTTTGTTTTAACTACCCTGCCTCCGAAGATTTCAAGCGCATCCTTCACTATGGGGTCTCTGTGGATCTCCTCCCGGTTATTGGCGATTTGTTCCTTAAGGGGGGATGAATTAGCTTCTATTCCTGATGGGGCCTTTACCTCGATTTTAACCCTAAAGTCCTGTTCAAAGAATTCCTTTAAAAGGTTTCTCAGGTTTTCCATGCCCTCAGGACGGGAAAGGCGGTCGGAGTGAATTGAGGAGGAAGGGAATTCAATCTTCATCATTCCGTTATCGAGGTAGATTTTCTCTGCGTTCTCCAGGCTGGTTCCGGTGATGGGTTTTTTTGATTTTACGAACTTGATAAAGTCTTCCATTCCGGAGCCAGCAGGCTTTTTTTTGGTTCCCTCCGGTTCTATAGACAGGTCGACGGGGTCGGGTTCGTAGGAAGAATCCCTAGACTCTAAAAATTCCTTTACGTCTTTTTTGGAGGAATCGTCTGATTGGTGCGGAATGGGGTTGCCGCCGGCGATTCTCTTATGAAGGGCTTCGATTTTCCTGAGGATTTCCTCAAGCGGTACCGTAGTATGCAGTATGGCGAGCTTAATCAGCGTTGCTTCCAGGGCCATTCTTGGATAAAACGACCTGTTGACGTCCTCAGAACCCTGGAGCATGAGGTTGAAAAGAACTTCCAGGTTCTCCACACTTTGTCCTTGAGATAGGGCTTCAAGCTCTCTCTTTTCCTCATCGGAAAGCCCGGGAACTGCTTCCTTGCCGCAGGCTTTTATCACCAGGACGTCCCTCATCGTCTTTAACAGGTCTTCAGCAAATCGTCTGGGGCTTATACCCTTGTTGCTCACTTCGTTCAATATTTCCAGGCAGCGCTTGGGGTCTTTGTTGAAGATTGATTTTAGGGTTGATCTCAACAATGACCGGTCTAGTATCCCTAGAATCTTTGCCGCCTCATCGTGCTTAATTTCCAAGCCAAATGTGGCTACAAGCTGGTCTAGCAGGCTTAGAGCATCTCGAAGGCCGCCGTCCGCCTCCTGGGATATCAGGTATAAGGTCTGGTCGGGAATCTCTATCCCTTCCGTAGATATTACCAATCTCAACCTCTCTTTTATCTTCTCTGTCGGAACCTTCTTGAAATCGTACCTTTGGCAACGGGACAAAATGGTTACCGGGATCTTGTGAACGTCGGTGGTAGCCAGAATAAAGAGCACGTGTGGGGGGGGTTCTTCCAGGGTCTTGAGAAGGGCGTTGAAGGCGGACTGGGAGAGCATGTGTGCCTCGTCGATTATGTAAATCTTTGTTTTTCCGGAGGAGGGTAAGTACTTTATGTTCTCTATGATTTCCCTAACATCGTTCACTCCGGTGTGGGATGCGGCGTCGATTTCGATCACATCAAATGATTTTCCCTCGGATATCTCCTGGCAAAAGGTGCAGGTTGAGCAAGGCTCCGGAGTCGGTCCCTTCTCGCAGTTTAGAGCCTTGGCTACGATTCGGGCGGTCGAGGTCTTGCCTATTCCTCTAGGGCCGGAAAAAATCAGGGCATGGGCGATTTTGCCTGTAGATACAGCATTCCTGAGTGTTTGGGTGATATATTCCTGGCCGATAACATCATCGAATGTCTTAGGCCTCCATTTTCTGGCAAGAACCAAGTAGGACATTAGTCACCTTAAGATTTAAACCAGCTAGCCAGGTTTGCCGCAACGCTCAGGGGGTCTTACTACCGTTGCTCCCTTCCAGGCCTGGCGGGGTTTGCAAGTCCCTGCCGCACGGGCCTAGCTAGCTGGAACTTAGGTTATTTTTTATGTTTAGCCACAAATGAACACAAATTGACACGAATAATAAAGATACACGATTCGTAATACATAGTGCAGGATCTATAAAAAGTTTTTTGCTTGCAACGAGTATCGTACATCATGCCTTTGGTATTTAGTATTATAGTTTACCCTTAATCGATTTACATTAGTGCTCATTCGTGTTAATTCGTGGCTAGATTGCTTTACACACTGGCGGAGAGGGTGGGATTCGAACCCACGAGGGAGCTTTTGACCCCCTACACGCTTTCCAGGCGTGCACCTTCGGCCACTCGGTCACCTCTCCATTAGCACACGCTGAACTTGGAAAGAGATTGTAACATCAAGGGCGTATGTGTTCAAAAAATGGGTTCTACTGGTTATGTGGTTTTGGTTGGAAGTGAGGCGGGAGAATCACGCCTCACTTCCAGACCGGCTATTGTTGTGCTTTATACTCACACTTACAAATATCTTTCCTTATGTAGGCGATAACGTTCCAAATATCGTCGTCGGACAAAGCACCGCCCCAGGCCGGCATCAACGGTGATTTACCCACTGCCGCACCGCCCTCTTTGATTGTCTTGAATATGTGCTCGTCGGTGAGTGTGGATACGTAAGGAGCATCGCTCAAATCTCTGGGCTTTGGGTCGAGAGCTGCCGCCGCCGGACCGTCTCCCTTTCCCCCAGGTCCATGACAGGAGGCACAAATCTGGTCATACTTCTCCTTTCCCGCTGCGGGGTCGCCTTTTGTTTCGGCTTTAACAGCCGCAAAGCTTAGGTACAAAGAAAAAAATAAAGCTAAAACCAAAAGCGATGTAAAAGTCTTATTCATTGACGTTTCTCCTTTGTTGCATCTATTTTATTTGGTATGAATCTCCATTTGAAGATATGTATTTTATACGGTTTTCCAAATTTGTTAAGGAGCAGGCTAAAGGTTCTCTTACCAGGAACAGGATTGTGGAATAAGCATGATGAAAAGGTTAAAATAAGTTGTTAAAAGGAAAGCGGGTATCAAAAATCCGGATTGGATTCTTAATAATCTGTTTATTTGGTGGTGAGGTATGAAAACATTAGAGAAACTCGAACTTTCACCATAAAACGTTAGGAGGAGAATATGGGCTTCATAAATCTTTCCATTGATGAAGACATCGCAGTTGTTACTATTAACCGGCCGAAAGTAAACGCTCTCAATGAACCCTTGGTGGAAGAGCTTTATGAATGCCTTCAAAAACTAGCCGATAAGCCGAACGCCCAGGTGAAGGCTATAATCCTGACCGGTGTAGGTAGCTTCTTCTCTTTTGGCCTTGATGTTCCCGAATTTTTGAGTTATCCAAAAGACGCGTTCACCAGATTCCTGGCTAAGTTTACCGAACTGATAAGCTATATTTTTCAGTACCCGAAGCCGGTCATAGCGGCTCTAAACGGTCACGCAGTTGCCGGTGGATGCATGCTTGCCATAGCCTGTGATTACCGTCTTATGGTTTCCGATAAGGCAAAGATCTCCTTGAACGAGATAACCTTTGGCTCGTCGGTGTTTGCCAGTGCCGTCTCTATCCTTAAACATTGGGTCGGCGGAAGAAATGCAGAGCGTATTCTCTACTCCGGGAAGATGTATTCCGCAGAGGAGGCAAGAGGATTAGGGTTGATCGATGAAGTGGTATCAAAGGAGAATCTTGATGAAGCGGCCAGGAAGACGGCCAGGGACCTTGCCAGTAAGAATGGCGATGCGTTTCACAGTATAAAGATGCTTCTTAGGAGACCCGTGGGAGAGGAAATAAACAAGAGGGAGATAAATTCCATCCTGGAGTTCGTAGAAATTTGGTATTCTGAAAGCACCTGGGAGAATTTGGAGAAAATAAAGATCCGCGATTAAGTATCCCACTTTATCTGTTGGGTTCAGTCTGACCCCCCTGGGTTAAGGTTATTTATCAGCAAGAATTTATTCCTGATGGAGGTCTTTAAGGCTACATATATTTACGGAAGCCTGAAGACTTTCGTAACGTTTGTTAGATTAACGCTAACTAGGAATTTTTGGAATCTGCTTTTATCTTATGATTTTTTGTATGACCCGATGATATCCTTGACTGTTTTTACGAGTTCCTCTCGAGAGAAGGGTTTCTTCAGGTACGGATTTCCGGTCGACTTAATAAAATCGTTTATGATTCCCGAGATAAATATTATTTTTTTTGCCAGAGTTGGACTTAACCCTTTCACTTCCAAGTAGAGCTTATCGCCTTTCATTCGAGGCATATTCATGTTGGAGATTATTGCATCGTATCCATCTTTCTTTATCTTTTCCAGGCCTTCCATTCCGTCTCTTGCAACCTCCACCTTAAACCCTTCTCCCTCTAATATTTCCTTCACTAAACCGACAATGATTTCGTCATCGTCTACAACCAGGATCCTTTTCTTCGCGCTTTTCTTTCTTTTTCCTTTCTTTGTCATCTTTCCTTTACTACCCTTGGTTTTGGACATGGCAATAAGATATGGTTGGGTTGGACTAAATTGAATGAGACTTTAGTCGGATTTATCTTATATCACGGTATTATACTATATTATCAGCTTAAGCCTTTTTACTCTTTGCCGTTATCTTTTTTGATTTTCTATAAGCTTAATTCGGAATGTATGCTTATAACTTTTGTCTAGAGGTTAGGAGAATTATTTGTCCTAAACTAAGTTATATTTAGGGTTTCTCGTGAGCTAGAGCCGAGGTCTACCAAATTCCCCCTCCAGATGTGACGTATAAACCATCCGGCCAGGTCGAATATATTCGCAGCCAACTTAATTATGATCGAATCGGAAGTGGCCACCAGCTCGGCTTTTTTTAAAATGTAATCCGGGTTTTCTACTGTTTCTGCCTTGCCATTCAAGTCGTATTTCAACATTAGTTGATTTACCATCTTGCATAACTCACCGGAGAAGGATACCGGTCTATCAAAGTAGAATTCTATCCCTTCGAGCCCTAGGCCACCTATCTCTCGCAGAAGCTTGTCTAAAATCTCCTCTGTGAATGGGCTTAATTTATAGGAGCGGTGAACCGAGGCTGAATCTCTAACCACCCCATCTCTGGCAATAAAGACAAAATTTCCTTTTCGATAGGATTCGATGGTGATAAGTTGATTATAACCGTCGACTTTAAGTAGTTTCCCTTTTATTTGTCTCTCGCCCACTATTTTGTTTCCTCTGGCTTTAATTTCACCTTTGGTGAAAAATCCTCTGAAAAGCACGTTTCGCTCTTCGGTATTAAGTTGAAAATGGTTTCCTACTATCTCCAGGATGGAACGAGTAGAGTAGCCCCTCCTTTTTAAATAGAGGTAATCCCGGCTTGCGGCGATGACCTTTTCCTTATCAACCACGATTATATTCTCTACATTTCAACCATAAAATCAAAATAGAGCCTGAAATTAAAAGTCTATTTGAAAACATTGGGCCTATTTGAGACTGCTCTTCCGAAATATTATAATTTTGGATAGTTGATAATTGGGGGTGGTAATATGTTAGACAGGATATTCAGGAGGCAACCTCCGGATTATATCTCCCAATCTAAGTGGGTTATTCCTCGAAGGAATTTTGTCCCTGCCTATATTCGTTCCTATGAGACCGACAAACACATATTCGATGAAAAGGTAGAGCAGGCTCTTCGAGTGCTGGAGAGCTGTGAGGTTTGCCCGCGTAATTGCCATGTAAATCGGCTGGAAAACAAGACCGCTGTTTGTAGAACCGGCCGTTACGCCTATGTTGCCAGCGCCTTTCCACACTTTGGCGAGGAGGACTGCCTAAGGGGCTGGAACGGCTCGGGCACGATTTTCTTCTCTTTTTGCAACCTCAAATGCGTCTTCTGCCAGAACTTTGATATATCCTGGGAGGGAAACGGACAAGTGCTCACGCCAGGAGAGCTGGCCAGGGTCATGATTCATCTCCAGGAAACGGGCTGCCATAACATAAATTTTGTCACCCCGGAGCATGTTGTCCCTCAGGTGATGGAAGCGATTCCCATAGCAATGGAGATGGGTTTGAGGTTGCCGATTGTATATAACACCAGCGCCTATGACTCTTTTCACTCCCTTGAGATAATGGACGGCATTGTGGACATATATATGCCGGATATCAAGTTCTGGGATAGAGATCTCTCCTTCTTCTATATGGCGGCAAGGGACTATCCGGAGGTTGCCCGGGCCGCGGTGAAGGAGATGCACCGACAAGTAGGCCTGCTTAGGTTCGATGAAAACGGCCTGGCGCTCCGCGGTGTCCTTGTCCGTCATTTGGTTATGCCCAACCGGGTAGCCGGCACACGAGAGATTTTCCGTTTCATCGCCAATGAGGTATCCAGGGATACATATGTGAATGTCATGGACCAGTACCGACCGGAGGGCAGGGTTTTAAAGCTTCCCCAAAAATACAAGGATATTAACCGTTCTACTAACCGCGCCGAGTATGAGGAAGCGTTGAAGATAGCCCGGGAGGAGGGACTTCATCGCTTTGATGTCCGCTGGATGCATTGATTTTAATGTCTTCAGGTGACTTGCTAGAATCTAGCTTCTAATCGTATAAGCAAGTAGTTCACTCGGCCAGTTCATGTCAGGCTTTCTTGTTATCTTTGTGTGTTTGCGGGATTCATGATTTAGGCTTTTGTAAAGAACGCATATACTTCGACCAGTATAGGTATGCTGTTCCCTACAACTAAAAAACATTCCGACTACCGGAAAGGCCGGTCCGAGTTAAACGAGGT
The sequence above is drawn from the Thermodesulfobacteriota bacterium genome and encodes:
- the recR gene encoding recombination mediator RecR; amino-acid sequence: MTRKGLPEPISRLIEALCKLPGIGEKNATRLSFHILRAPAEFAESLSRAIMDTKSKVSLCPVCYSFTSEKPCEICRDERREKTTICVVEEPLDLIAIERSGEFNGKYHVLHGVISPIEGVGPEDLKIKELLERLRSDNVKEVIIATNPSVEGEATALYLAKIVKPLGIEVSRIAHGIPVGGDIEYIDEITLGKALRDRKKM
- a CDS encoding cytochrome c, which translates into the protein MNKTFTSLLVLALFFSLYLSFAAVKAETKGDPAAGKEKYDQICASCHGPGGKGDGPAAAALDPKPRDLSDAPYVSTLTDEHIFKTIKEGGAAVGKSPLMPAWGGALSDDDIWNVIAYIRKDICKCEYKAQQ
- a CDS encoding septal ring lytic transglycosylase RlpA family protein, yielding MSTLIKGISLYLALLVLPFLFLYPSVYGRNIVKNGQEIEKHTKIGVASWYGRRFHGRKTASGTQFNMYSYTAAHKSLPLGTKVKVINLKNGKNVVVKINDRGPYIKGRMIDLSYAAAKSIDIIEPGLEMVKVEVLALPKG
- a CDS encoding sigma-54 dependent transcriptional regulator, whose amino-acid sequence is MSPLILIIDDEKLLAKQLEKALSQEGYSIISAFTGEEGIEFAKKENPDLVLLDLKLPDASGIDVLQNLVKLDPAPATIMMTAHANVEVAVSAIKLGAYDFIEKPFLVDKLKIIVRNALNTVELRSNLSAVTMREHEKYGFNALVGQSEARKEIIDLFQKLADTDPKTILITGESGTGKGLAAKILHLNGVRAEKPFIEVNCAAIPETLLESELFGYEAGAFTDAKKMKKGIFELADRGTIFLDEIGDMSLTLQAKLVKVIEERTFRRIGGTRDIVVDVRVIAATNKDIKDLINKKLFREDLYHRLNVISFEMPPLRQRKEDILILADYFVEYFNQDLHRKITHIPEEVKEAFLNYNWPGNVRELRSTIERAVLLSEGEELNPRYIRLEEDEGDKKVVKVEKSDGKMILEIPLEDLSLTKVEESVIKEALDLNEWNQTRTAEMLGITREVLRYRMKKMGLLD
- the dnaX gene encoding DNA polymerase III subunit gamma/tau, producing MSYLVLARKWRPKTFDDVIGQEYITQTLRNAVSTGKIAHALIFSGPRGIGKTSTARIVAKALNCEKGPTPEPCSTCTFCQEISEGKSFDVIEIDAASHTGVNDVREIIENIKYLPSSGKTKIYIIDEAHMLSQSAFNALLKTLEEPPPHVLFILATTDVHKIPVTILSRCQRYDFKKVPTEKIKERLRLVISTEGIEIPDQTLYLISQEADGGLRDALSLLDQLVATFGLEIKHDEAAKILGILDRSLLRSTLKSIFNKDPKRCLEILNEVSNKGISPRRFAEDLLKTMRDVLVIKACGKEAVPGLSDEEKRELEALSQGQSVENLEVLFNLMLQGSEDVNRSFYPRMALEATLIKLAILHTTVPLEEILRKIEALHKRIAGGNPIPHQSDDSSKKDVKEFLESRDSSYEPDPVDLSIEPEGTKKKPAGSGMEDFIKFVKSKKPITGTSLENAEKIYLDNGMMKIEFPSSSIHSDRLSRPEGMENLRNLLKEFFEQDFRVKIEVKAPSGIEANSSPLKEQIANNREEIHRDPIVKDALEIFGGRVVKTKPKEKE
- a CDS encoding enoyl-CoA hydratase/isomerase family protein gives rise to the protein MGFINLSIDEDIAVVTINRPKVNALNEPLVEELYECLQKLADKPNAQVKAIILTGVGSFFSFGLDVPEFLSYPKDAFTRFLAKFTELISYIFQYPKPVIAALNGHAVAGGCMLAIACDYRLMVSDKAKISLNEITFGSSVFASAVSILKHWVGGRNAERILYSGKMYSAEEARGLGLIDEVVSKENLDEAARKTARDLASKNGDAFHSIKMLLRRPVGEEINKREINSILEFVEIWYSESTWENLEKIKIRD
- a CDS encoding ATP-binding protein, giving the protein MKLAKQITLGYALMFFLMVLISGFSIYSIYRLDKDASNIKGRYSTLSSLISDQKSNPQVYFSDDMLTEAIRIADEQVKYAYITIFTVVGIVLVFGGALMFIVPRVITRPILRLADAAQKVASGNLSHRVENLDGSSEISMLTQAFNNMLESIEYHEKELEKKNAENLKLLDKMKRFNEVLEIKIEEATKEIREKQEELIKSEKLAAIGELATGIAHEIRNPLSGIAIALELMKNEASNPEHKQTISDILKELNRLERIIKELFLLGHPRSLSIIECDPNEVVEAALNLVSLKAKEKGITIEKKLECKEKFQVDPEQIEQVVINLLINGIDAINDNIGKLTVETASLNGQVQISVSDTGCGLSEENKEKIFQPFHSTKERGTGLGLSISRRIVETHKGKILISSEEGKGSTFTVVIPKNLTSE
- a CDS encoding YbaB/EbfC family nucleoid-associated protein, producing the protein MKFGGNLQNMLKQAQKVKEQMEKLQAEAGEKTVEATSGGGMVTAVAKAKGEVVSIKIEPEIVREGDIEMLQDLITAAVNEALHRGQEIMKEEVAKAASGFGLPPGLI
- a CDS encoding response regulator — translated: MTKKGKRKKSAKKRILVVDDDEIIVGLVKEILEGEGFKVEVARDGMEGLEKIKKDGYDAIISNMNMPRMKGDKLYLEVKGLSPTLAKKIIFISGIINDFIKSTGNPYLKKPFSREELVKTVKDIIGSYKKS
- a CDS encoding DUF434 domain-containing protein, with product MVDKEKVIAASRDYLYLKRRGYSTRSILEIVGNHFQLNTEERNVLFRGFFTKGEIKARGNKIVGERQIKGKLLKVDGYNQLITIESYRKGNFVFIARDGVVRDSASVHRSYKLSPFTEEILDKLLREIGGLGLEGIEFYFDRPVSFSGELCKMVNQLMLKYDLNGKAETVENPDYILKKAELVATSDSIIIKLAANIFDLAGWFIRHIWRGNLVDLGSSSRETLNIT